The proteins below come from a single Pichia kudriavzevii chromosome 2, complete sequence genomic window:
- a CDS encoding uncharacterized protein (PKUD0B09490; similar to Saccharomyces cerevisiae YDR259C (YAP6) and YOR028C (CIN5); ancestral locus Anc_5.619) codes for MLVVTPKMSTNNTANNTANNTSKNTSNNTANTNTKRNVDAMMSSNASVGISMSIGGATCMLPRLSKNWVLPPRPKPGRKPVQDVPTTKRKAQNRAAQRAFRERRANRVSELEEQLMREQREHALQVGALTARIKELEQEVRKFTDSCDARKRANSIGTSANTYTNTSANTNTNTNSNTNTNTNTNTNTNTNTNTNGGKAKDKNTHRAVPLKRGFETDFTHLYAPKLPRKMPKLGNLNAGTKAEATVNTNTNNKPSVHTHNHTHPHANTTTNTPSTAIPFEACGFCSDDTPCLCREIREKEKALIAQLTATATTTTTATSIDTKNTTNGNDNAGITRPCFPSRRTSLISCSSAISCSSSSSLSSASSPGSSNTNTPLPPLKDLLPELNL; via the coding sequence ATGCTAGTTGTTACACCGAAAATGAGTACAAACAATACTGCAAACAATACTGCAAACAATACTTCAAAGAATACTTCAAACAACACTGcaaataccaataccaaaCGAAACGTGGATGCCATGATGAGTAGTAATGCCAGTGTCGGTATTAGTATGAGTATCGGTGGTGCTACATGCATGCTTCCGCGGCTCAGTAAGAACTGGGTTCTACCACCGCGTCCAAAGCCCGGACGCAAGCCTGTACAAGACGTCCCCACGACGAAACGCAAGGCTCAGAATCGGGCGGCACAGAGGGCGTTTCGGGAACGACGTGCCAATAGGGTGTCGGAGCTAGAGGAGCAACTGATGAGAGAACAGCGGGAACATGCGTTACAAGTGGGGGCACTAACGGCGAGAATCAAGGAGTTAGAACAAGAGGTGAGAAAGTTCACCGACAGTTGTGATGCAAGGAAGAGGGCCAACAGTATAGGTACAAGTGCAAATAcatatacaaatacaagtgcaaatacaaatacaaatacaaattcaaatacaaatacaaatacaaatacaaatacaaatacaaatacaaatacaaatacaaatggGGGGAAAGCGAAAGACAAGAATACACACAGGGCAGTTCCGCTCAAACGCGGGTTCGAAACCGACTTTACGCATCTGTATGCTCCAAAACTCCCTAGAAAGATGCCGAAGCTAGGTAACCTTAACGCCGGCACTAAGGCAGAAGCAACAgtcaacaccaacaccaataaCAAACCCAGTGTACATACCCATAATCATACACATCCACATGCCAACACCACCACAAATACCCCGTCAACGGCTATACCCTTTGAAGCATGTGGATTCTGTTCGGATGACACGCCCTGTCTTTGTAGAGAGATTCgggaaaaggaaaaggccCTTATTGCTCAACTCACAGCTACTGCTACAACTACTACTACAGCTACATCAATCGATACGAAAAATACCACAAACGGCAATGACAATGCAGGAATCACCAGACCGTGTTTCCCTTCTAGGAGAACCTCTCTCATATCTTGCTCGTCCGCTATATCCTGTTCGTCTTCCTCCTCATTGTCCTCCGCCTCGTCTCCAGGATCCTCCAATACAAACACCCCCCTACCGCCACTCAAAGACCTTCTTCCAGAACTTAATCTGTAA
- a CDS encoding uncharacterized protein (PKUD0B09500; similar to Saccharomyces cerevisiae YDR246W (TRS23); ancestral locus Anc_8.476), with the protein MIYAVYIISKSGSLLYHKCNLNNTPNTLASLDSNDHLVMASNLHSIHAIASKLARTSQAPPNASIPSSLPGNRSGLKRVRTDLFDIILHQTVTGLKIVLVVSKNNQDNLGHGPNVSIDTANNYNYNTIDTDDYAPQIKKIYSLYSDYVLKNPFYLLDMPIRIPMFDTSIDSIW; encoded by the coding sequence ATGATCTACGCAGTGTACATTATATCGAAATCGGGTTCCTTGCTTTACCATAAATGCAACCTTAATAACACACCAAACACTTTGGCTTCATTGGACTCAAATGACCACCTTGTCATGGCGTCCAATTTGCACAGCATTCATGCAATTGCCTCTAAATTGGCTAGAACTTCCCAGGCTCCTCCAAACGCTTCGATACCGTCCTCGCTCCCCGGTAATAGGTCTGGCTTGAAGAGAGTCAGAACAGATCTCTTTGACATTATACTCCACCAAACAGTGACAGGACTCAAGATTGTTTTGGTGGTCTCCAAAAATAATCAGGACAACCTTGGACATGGCCCTAATGTCTCCATTGACACGGCAAACAACTATAACTACAACACTATCGATACTGACGATTACGCCcctcaaataaaaaaaatatactCCCTTTACAGTGACTACGTTCTGAAAAACCCCTTTTACTTGCTCGACATGCCAATCAGAATACCCATGTTCGATACCAGCATCGACTCCATTTGGTAG
- a CDS encoding uncharacterized protein (PKUD0B09510) — MNILLILATMIHGALCVWEPLMRDNSSRIDALNTLGCIQASDPSVSFDVYIGRSNDLVLVPNEPLRRGSRVSRHAFRCLCYYGYNIMFSMEDPSPYTKRLRLLGDLDGVLERSEDFPEVSRLQPIGEFIMGEQNLEGDDDEDDDWDDYEEESQSETDDRDFSGNIRSFPMEPPTWSESDSGEEYERYTNIDYYRYAYQMESMLVSNMGILIGMSSK, encoded by the coding sequence ATGAATATACTCTTAATCCTTGCGACGATGATCCACGGGGCTTTGTGTGTTTGGGAGCCGTTAATGAGAGACAACTCAAGTAGAATCGATGCCCTAAATACCCTTGGATGTATCCAAGCCAGTGATCCCAGTGTGTCATTTGATGTATACATTGGCAGAAGTAACGATTTGGTATTAGTGCCAAACGAGCCACTTCGGAGGGGATCGAGGGTGTCCCGACATGCGTTTCGGTGTTTGTGTTACTACGGGTACAACATTATGTTTTCCATGGAGGATCCTTCCCCTTACACTAAGAGGTTGAGATTACTGGGTGATTTAGATGGTGTATTAGAGAGGAGTGAAGATTTCCCCGAAGTTAGTAGGCTGCAACCAATAGGAGAATTTATAATGGGAGAGCAAAACCTTGAGGGAGATGATGACGAAGACGATGATTGGGATGACTATGAGGAGGAAAGTCAAAGTGAGACTGATGATCGGGATTTCAGTGGGAATATCAGGAGTTTCCCCATGGAGCCGCCCACATGGAGTGAGAGTGATAGCGGCGAAGAGTACGAGAGGTACACCAACATAGACTACTATAGATATGCCTACCAAATGGAGTCGATGCTGGTATCGAACATGGGTATTCTGATTGGCATGTCGAGCAAGTAA